From the Methanoculleus caldifontis genome, the window GGGGGTTCACCCCGGAGACGCAGTCGATGGCAGTCTTTGCGCTGAACCCCTTCGAATCCGGGTGCTCCTTCACGACCTGGATCATCTGGAACCTCCTGCCGACAGCCCTGCTCCCGGAGGGCATTCCGGTGCAGGGCGTCGTGGCCGCTCCCATCAGTGCCGTCCAGGGGACGAACGATTACGGGACCATCGGCTGGCGCGGCCCCTGTCCTCCCCGGGGAGAGACGCACCGCTATATCTTCAAGGTCTACGGGCTCGACGCCATGCTCGACCTCGCGGCCGGCGCGGACAAGCACGACCTCATCGCTGCGATGCAGGGACATGTCCTCCAGTTCGGCGAGACCGCTGCCACGTACTCCCGGTGACGACACGCACCCTTTATATATCTGGCTCCGGAAGGAGAGTACCGACGGAGCCTGATATGAAGCCGAAACTGGTAGTGAAACTGGATTTTGAAGAGTTCCCGGCCGAATACACCTGCGGGGGGACGAATCGCTCGCCCCCGATCCGGATCGAAGGGATCCTCCCGAACATCAAGTCGCTCGCGGTCCTCGCGACGGCGAGCCCCGAGGACGGGCCGTCGCGGGTGGCATGGGTGATCTGGAACCTCCCCGCCGTCGAAGAGATCCCGGCGGGGATCCCTGCGGAAGAGACGATAGAATCGCCTCTCCATGCCATACAGGGCAGGAACGACTTCGGTGCCCTCGGCTACCGGGCTCCCTGCCCGGAGGCCGGGACGGGCGAGGCGTACCTCTTCCGGGTCTACGCGCTCGATCTCGATCTCTCCCTCGAGCCCGGCGCCACCTGGGAGGAGATGGTCCGGGCGATGGAAGGGTCGATAAACCAGACCGGGGAGGTCATAGCCTTCGCCACCGGGTAGCGGCGGGGGCCTGCGACCATCACCCAAAAAATTGGTGCTGCCCCCCTTATGTGGGCATGGGGGGGCTCTCTTTCTTCATGGGCGGGCTTTGTTTCTCGATATTCTTTGCGATAGCAGACATCTCCTCTCCCAGCATGCGGATGATGTCGTCCATCGTGACAATCCCAATCAGTCTCCCGTTGTCGTCGACGACCGGCATCCGCCTGATGCCTTCTGAGGTCATCTTCTGGATGGCCTCGTAGATCCCCATG encodes:
- a CDS encoding YbhB/YbcL family Raf kinase inhibitor-like protein; its protein translation is MSTNVTKLIVSLRSAEFPIWNTCDGPDHSPELRIRGFTPETQSMAVFALNPFESGCSFTTWIIWNLLPTALLPEGIPVQGVVAAPISAVQGTNDYGTIGWRGPCPPRGETHRYIFKVYGLDAMLDLAAGADKHDLIAAMQGHVLQFGETAATYSR
- a CDS encoding YbhB/YbcL family Raf kinase inhibitor-like protein gives rise to the protein MKPKLVVKLDFEEFPAEYTCGGTNRSPPIRIEGILPNIKSLAVLATASPEDGPSRVAWVIWNLPAVEEIPAGIPAEETIESPLHAIQGRNDFGALGYRAPCPEAGTGEAYLFRVYALDLDLSLEPGATWEEMVRAMEGSINQTGEVIAFATG